From a region of the Bacteroidota bacterium genome:
- a CDS encoding tetratricopeptide repeat protein, giving the protein MAAGFPGWKYFLLLFVVIAALYSQTARFDFVTYDDYDLIVQNETFLSSLPNVAGAFAEQVFAGHHAESIYYRPVMMAGFIVEYHLWDLNPLGYHLMNVVLHIATTLVVFLLIQKITGSLWTAMVGGLLSAVHPVQTESVAWIAGRNDLLMGLFVALMIYCYVSSRDQAGRPERAFALSVLFFALALFTKEAAAFYLLLLPAYDLCLGGATVRTLLSRKSLLRYAPMAGVLACYLVVRFAVLGTVVGAEGLYGNTPLLHRIEEVPAIVAAYLRLLVIPSGLSVAHPLSQSPWLRSPWLWLAWGVVIGLVWSIRWTWKRDRIACFGLLWFAIGLLPTLDIIPVAVPILEHRLYVPMIGLVLAVARGGFLIIGPESRRPTLKYLPGSLVLLLFLLSLERIPVWQNSETLWLDTIGKSPNYSRAYFNLAGYYFNLRRYDDAIGLLEKYVELKPNEFLGYSKLRETYYLAGHYGEAARVCRDMIARSPHDPNRYLETSELFENLKLPDSAIAVCRSGLRADSTLYQLHEHLGLLYAVRDSLDDAEHEYRDAIRLNPHYAPAHYGLGKVRALRHENLPAIESIEEGMKYGNAPPEVLRLLAYLYTQTGQDEKASALAQRYNL; this is encoded by the coding sequence ATGGCCGCGGGTTTCCCCGGATGGAAATATTTCCTTCTGCTCTTTGTCGTCATAGCCGCCCTCTACTCCCAGACGGCGCGGTTTGACTTCGTCACCTACGACGATTACGACCTGATCGTCCAGAACGAAACGTTTCTCTCCTCCCTCCCGAATGTCGCGGGCGCATTTGCGGAGCAGGTGTTCGCAGGCCACCACGCGGAGAGCATCTATTACAGGCCGGTCATGATGGCCGGTTTCATCGTCGAATATCACCTGTGGGACCTCAATCCGCTCGGATACCACCTGATGAACGTCGTCCTGCACATCGCCACGACGCTCGTCGTATTTCTGTTGATTCAAAAAATAACCGGCAGTCTCTGGACCGCGATGGTCGGGGGATTGTTGTCCGCGGTCCATCCCGTGCAAACCGAGTCGGTGGCGTGGATCGCCGGCCGGAACGACCTCCTGATGGGCCTCTTCGTGGCCCTCATGATCTATTGCTACGTCTCGTCCCGGGATCAGGCCGGCCGCCCGGAGAGGGCCTTCGCGCTCTCGGTCCTCTTCTTCGCCCTTGCGTTGTTCACCAAGGAGGCGGCGGCATTCTATCTCCTGCTTCTCCCCGCATACGACCTCTGTCTCGGGGGCGCGACGGTCCGGACACTCCTGAGCCGAAAGTCGCTTCTACGCTATGCACCGATGGCCGGAGTTCTGGCGTGCTATCTGGTTGTCCGGTTCGCGGTTCTGGGGACGGTGGTCGGGGCGGAGGGTCTCTACGGAAACACCCCTCTTCTCCACCGGATTGAGGAAGTGCCCGCTATCGTGGCGGCATATCTCCGGCTGCTCGTCATCCCATCCGGGCTCAGCGTCGCCCATCCGCTCAGCCAGTCGCCATGGCTCCGGTCCCCGTGGCTGTGGCTCGCCTGGGGAGTGGTGATCGGACTCGTGTGGAGTATCCGCTGGACCTGGAAACGAGACAGGATCGCCTGCTTTGGACTCCTCTGGTTTGCGATCGGTTTGTTGCCGACGCTCGATATTATTCCGGTCGCTGTCCCCATCCTCGAACACCGTCTCTACGTTCCGATGATCGGGCTCGTACTCGCAGTCGCCCGGGGAGGGTTCCTGATCATCGGCCCGGAATCGCGTAGGCCGACGCTGAAATACCTTCCGGGGAGCCTGGTGCTGCTACTGTTTCTCCTTTCGTTGGAGAGAATCCCCGTCTGGCAGAACAGCGAGACTCTCTGGCTCGACACGATTGGGAAATCTCCAAACTACAGCCGGGCGTACTTCAACCTCGCGGGATATTATTTCAATCTCCGGAGATATGACGATGCGATCGGCCTGCTGGAGAAGTATGTCGAGCTAAAGCCGAACGAGTTTCTGGGCTATTCCAAGCTGCGTGAGACATATTACCTGGCAGGGCACTATGGGGAAGCGGCGCGCGTCTGCCGGGATATGATCGCCCGGTCGCCCCACGATCCGAACCGGTATCTCGAAACGTCCGAACTCTTCGAAAACCTCAAATTGCCCGACAGCGCCATTGCGGTCTGCCGCTCGGGACTCCGGGCCGATTCGACGCTCTACCAGCTCCACGAACACCTCGGTCTTCTCTATGCGGTCCGGGACAGCCTGGATGACGCGGAGCACGAATACCGGGATGCGATCCGGCTGAATCCGCACTACGCGCCCGCGCATTACGGCCTGGGAAAAGTCCGGGCGCTCAGGCACGAGAACCTCCCGGCAATCGAGTCGATCGAAGAGGGAATGAAATACGGCAACGCCCCTCCGGAAGTATTGCGGTTGTTGGCGTATCTCTATACCCAGACCGGTCAGGATGAAAAGGCGAGCGCCCTCGCCCAGCGTTACAATTTGTGA
- the murA gene encoding UDP-N-acetylglucosamine 1-carboxyvinyltransferase codes for MDKFVIHGGKKLSGTVTIGGSKNEALALMPATLLASGKYRFTNVPELRDIATMVKLLQMMGVDAEREKDGLTLNTFRVNKFEAPYEQVKKMRASVYVLGPLTARYGHAKVSLPGGCAWGPRPVNLHIEGMKKLGAKIEIDRGYILARASRLRGAKIGFDVSSVGATGNVMMAAALAKGTTVIANAATEPEITALAVFLTKMGARIDGIGTSRLEIEGVDTLHPVDERMIPDRIEAGTFLIAAAISGSTVKLNMCKPDHLTAVLEKLREAGARIETGDNWVKMKAPRTIRAVDVTTEIYPGFPTDMQAQWITLMSVARGSSVVTDSIYYDRFKHVPELTRLGADITLSRNSAIVKGVKELTGTKVMSTDLRASASLVLAGLVATGRTEVLRVYHLDRGYERIEKKLQHLGASIRRVAGKEF; via the coding sequence GTGGATAAATTCGTCATACACGGCGGAAAGAAATTAAGCGGGACGGTCACCATCGGCGGCTCGAAGAACGAGGCCCTCGCCCTGATGCCCGCGACCCTCCTTGCGAGCGGAAAATACCGTTTCACGAACGTCCCTGAGCTTCGGGATATCGCGACGATGGTGAAGCTCCTCCAGATGATGGGAGTGGACGCCGAGAGGGAGAAGGACGGGCTGACCCTGAACACGTTCCGCGTGAACAAATTCGAGGCCCCCTACGAGCAGGTGAAAAAGATGCGCGCGTCTGTCTACGTGCTGGGCCCGCTCACGGCGCGCTACGGGCATGCGAAGGTCTCGCTCCCCGGAGGATGCGCCTGGGGTCCCCGCCCGGTGAACCTCCATATCGAGGGGATGAAAAAGCTCGGCGCGAAGATCGAGATCGACCGGGGATATATCCTCGCGCGGGCTTCGCGGCTCCGGGGGGCGAAGATCGGATTCGACGTTTCGAGCGTGGGCGCGACCGGAAATGTGATGATGGCGGCCGCTCTGGCAAAAGGGACGACCGTCATCGCAAACGCCGCGACAGAACCGGAAATCACAGCGCTCGCCGTCTTCCTGACAAAAATGGGAGCGCGGATTGACGGCATCGGGACTTCACGGCTTGAGATCGAAGGCGTCGACACGCTTCATCCGGTCGACGAGCGGATGATTCCCGACAGAATCGAAGCGGGCACCTTCTTAATCGCGGCGGCGATCAGCGGGAGCACCGTGAAGCTGAACATGTGCAAGCCGGATCATCTGACCGCGGTCCTTGAAAAACTCCGCGAAGCCGGCGCAAGAATCGAAACCGGCGACAACTGGGTGAAAATGAAAGCCCCGCGGACGATCCGGGCGGTCGATGTGACGACCGAGATCTATCCCGGCTTCCCGACCGATATGCAGGCGCAATGGATCACCCTGATGTCCGTTGCCCGCGGCTCGTCCGTCGTCACGGACTCCATTTATTACGACCGCTTCAAGCATGTGCCCGAGTTGACCCGCCTCGGAGCCGACATCACGTTGAGCAGGAACTCGGCGATCGTGAAAGGGGTTAAAGAGCTGACCGGCACGAAAGTCATGTCGACCGACCTGCGCGCGTCGGCGAGCCTCGTGCTGGCCGGCCTCGTGGCGACTGGCCGGACCGAAGTGCTTCGCGTGTACCATCTCGACCGCGGCTACGAACGGATCGAGAAGAAACTCCAGCACCTCGGCGCTTCGATACGCCGGGTCGCGGGGAAGGAATTCTGA
- a CDS encoding nitrilase-related carbon-nitrogen hydrolase — translation MSRTVRGGLIQATLSTSTEQPIETIKQGMIDKHVRMIEEAGKKGVQVLCLQELFYGPYFCAEQKTKWYAMVEKVPEGPTTKLMQELAKKYSMVIVVPLYESEISGVYYNTAAVIDADGKYLGKYRKTHIPQVEPGFWEKFYFKPGNLGYPIFKTAYADIGVYICYDRHFPEGARILGLHGAEILLNPSATVAGLSEYLWELEQPAHAVANGYFVGAINRVGTEAPWNIGEFYGKSYFCNPRGKIIAQASRDKDELLVADLNLEEIAEVRNVWQFYRDRRPEIYKEMTELLP, via the coding sequence ATGTCGCGCACTGTAAGAGGGGGACTCATCCAGGCAACGCTCTCGACCTCAACCGAGCAGCCGATCGAGACCATCAAGCAAGGAATGATCGACAAACATGTCCGAATGATTGAGGAAGCGGGGAAGAAAGGGGTTCAGGTCCTGTGCCTTCAGGAACTGTTCTATGGACCCTATTTCTGCGCTGAACAAAAGACGAAGTGGTATGCGATGGTGGAAAAAGTCCCGGAAGGGCCCACCACCAAACTCATGCAGGAGCTCGCGAAAAAGTATTCGATGGTCATCGTGGTCCCGCTCTACGAATCGGAGATCTCGGGCGTCTACTATAATACGGCCGCGGTCATCGACGCGGACGGCAAGTACCTCGGAAAGTACCGCAAGACTCATATCCCCCAGGTCGAACCTGGATTCTGGGAAAAATTCTACTTCAAGCCGGGAAACCTGGGATACCCCATTTTCAAGACCGCCTATGCCGATATCGGCGTGTACATTTGCTATGACCGGCACTTCCCGGAAGGGGCGCGGATCCTCGGGCTCCATGGCGCCGAGATCCTTCTGAACCCGTCGGCGACGGTCGCAGGCCTCTCGGAGTATCTCTGGGAGCTCGAGCAGCCGGCGCACGCGGTGGCAAACGGGTATTTCGTCGGGGCGATCAACCGGGTCGGAACCGAGGCCCCTTGGAACATCGGGGAGTTCTACGGAAAGAGTTACTTCTGCAACCCGCGCGGAAAGATCATCGCCCAGGCGAGCCGCGACAAAGACGAACTCCTTGTGGCCGACCTTAATCTCGAAGAGATCGCCGAAGTCCGGAACGTCTGGCAGTTCTATCGCGACCGGCGTCCGGAAATTTACAAAGAAATGACAGAATTGCTCCCCTGA
- a CDS encoding aminotransferase class III-fold pyridoxal phosphate-dependent enzyme, giving the protein MEKTGSQIPTVSEITASLTYGTWRFQKNWKPLHVVDAEGCYFTDAAGKKYLDFSSQLMCVTLGYKNKAVIQAIQDQAASLPYIAPGFATGVRAELSTLLLDVLPRGLEKFFYTTSGTEANEAAFKIARMVTGKTKIIARYHSYHGSTMGSVAATGDPRRWAMEPAGKIPGVIFAPEVNCYRCPLHHHYPECEIACVEYIDHMIENESDVAAVLVEPVVGTNGVLIPPREYMPRLREICTRRNVLLIADEVMTGWGRTGKWFAVNHWDVLPDILTTAKGITTAYVPLGLCATTKKIGDFFDDHYFSHGHTYEAHPLTLAPAIAAIKEYKRLNLMDRAVEMGSYMGKQLDGLKSKHRSIGEVRGIGMFWAVEVVRNQKTKEPFNSYSDKVSGTPLLVDKVAAEMMKNGVFIQAWVSHFVIAPPLIITKEEVDAGIRALDAALSIADEAAAN; this is encoded by the coding sequence ATGGAAAAAACAGGCTCACAGATTCCGACAGTCTCCGAGATCACCGCTTCCCTGACCTACGGGACGTGGCGATTCCAGAAAAACTGGAAACCCCTTCACGTCGTCGACGCGGAAGGGTGCTACTTCACCGATGCGGCCGGGAAGAAGTACCTCGATTTCTCCTCCCAGCTCATGTGCGTGACGCTCGGCTACAAGAATAAGGCGGTGATACAGGCGATCCAGGACCAGGCGGCGTCGCTTCCCTACATCGCTCCCGGGTTCGCGACCGGCGTCCGGGCGGAACTGAGCACGCTTCTGCTCGACGTCCTGCCCAGGGGCCTGGAAAAATTCTTTTATACGACCTCCGGGACGGAGGCGAACGAAGCGGCCTTCAAAATTGCGCGCATGGTGACGGGCAAGACGAAAATCATCGCGCGGTACCATTCGTACCACGGCTCGACGATGGGGTCTGTCGCCGCGACGGGCGACCCCAGGCGGTGGGCGATGGAGCCCGCCGGAAAAATTCCGGGGGTCATCTTCGCGCCGGAGGTGAATTGCTACCGGTGCCCTCTCCACCATCACTACCCCGAGTGCGAGATCGCGTGCGTCGAATATATCGATCATATGATCGAAAACGAGAGCGATGTGGCCGCCGTGCTTGTCGAGCCGGTCGTCGGCACGAACGGCGTCCTCATTCCTCCCAGGGAGTACATGCCCCGCCTCCGGGAGATCTGCACCAGGCGGAACGTTCTCCTGATCGCCGACGAGGTGATGACCGGGTGGGGACGGACCGGAAAGTGGTTCGCCGTGAATCACTGGGACGTCCTGCCGGACATCCTCACGACCGCAAAAGGGATCACGACGGCATATGTCCCCCTCGGGCTCTGCGCGACGACGAAAAAGATCGGCGATTTCTTCGACGACCATTATTTTTCGCACGGACATACCTATGAGGCGCATCCCCTGACGCTCGCGCCGGCGATCGCGGCCATCAAGGAGTACAAGCGGCTGAACCTGATGGATCGCGCGGTTGAAATGGGAAGCTACATGGGGAAACAACTGGACGGGCTGAAGTCGAAGCACCGTTCGATCGGCGAGGTGAGGGGCATCGGGATGTTCTGGGCCGTGGAGGTCGTCAGGAACCAGAAGACGAAGGAACCCTTTAATTCGTACAGCGACAAGGTGAGCGGCACTCCTCTTCTGGTGGACAAGGTTGCCGCAGAAATGATGAAGAATGGAGTGTTTATCCAGGCGTGGGTGAGTCACTTCGTGATCGCGCCCCCTCTGATCATCACGAAAGAGGAGGTCGATGCCGGAATCCGCGCGCTGGACGCCGCACTCTCGATTGCAGACGAGGCAGCAGCTAATTAA
- a CDS encoding T9SS type A sorting domain-containing protein, whose product MMRAFLTLIVVTAVAGALFPAAAQVTNLTVDHVGSNFSMVSGDTIQWSYNIPTPGGTVSGEIWYDVNSNGTIEPGTDVNKFTFTQTDGNSNGNGGPPDLDGTANGFVIFGQRVGVAPGHYILKFTFNAQSASIEGNVTALASPAHTISGHVTPPAGKSSQYINVVLQQNGGNQNSFWDAYTDASGDYTIAMDADTAGNPWNLRIENNPYPPAIISPQDTFVTVTGNHTGYNFTLYPAAAQVAGTVHDEFGNPAGNNGVNLYRYGSFIFHSGRVNGSGFFQIGLTAAELTSDTWILQSNSNSNNGNTGSELIAQAAVPAIGLGDSLYYALVVYTANSTIEGQVQINGVPANFPLAIQASNSDTAYAQATTDSATGNFVIYVSDKIYNYDVTAAYLSYPYNSAHVTAHAGQTGIIVNVTVAGVVERAPGIPGSFALRQNYPNPFNPATHIDYDLPVASNVRLTVFNLLGQEVMRVVDAEQHAGSYRATIDASQLSSGVYLYQLTATSPNGLASNVYRSTKKFVVMK is encoded by the coding sequence ATGATGAGAGCATTTCTTACATTGATTGTGGTAACCGCGGTCGCGGGCGCATTGTTTCCCGCCGCGGCGCAGGTAACAAACCTTACCGTGGACCATGTCGGCTCGAACTTCAGCATGGTCTCCGGCGACACGATACAGTGGTCCTACAATATCCCGACACCCGGAGGGACGGTCTCCGGAGAAATCTGGTACGACGTCAACTCGAACGGCACTATTGAACCCGGCACCGACGTCAATAAATTCACGTTCACGCAGACCGACGGCAATTCGAACGGAAACGGCGGCCCGCCCGACCTGGACGGAACCGCAAACGGATTTGTCATTTTTGGCCAACGGGTGGGCGTCGCCCCGGGCCACTACATACTCAAGTTCACCTTTAATGCGCAGAGCGCCAGCATCGAGGGGAATGTGACGGCTCTCGCCTCTCCCGCTCACACAATATCGGGCCACGTCACACCCCCGGCCGGGAAAAGCTCCCAATATATCAACGTCGTTCTTCAACAGAACGGGGGGAACCAAAATAGTTTCTGGGACGCGTATACCGACGCGAGCGGGGATTATACGATCGCCATGGACGCCGATACGGCCGGAAACCCGTGGAACCTGCGGATTGAAAACAATCCCTATCCACCCGCCATCATCTCGCCGCAAGACACGTTCGTCACCGTCACCGGCAATCACACCGGATACAATTTTACGTTATACCCCGCAGCGGCACAGGTCGCAGGGACCGTACACGATGAGTTTGGCAATCCCGCCGGGAACAATGGCGTGAACCTTTACAGATACGGAAGCTTCATATTTCACTCGGGCAGGGTTAACGGGTCCGGGTTTTTCCAGATCGGATTGACTGCGGCCGAGCTCACCAGCGACACATGGATCCTCCAGAGTAACAGCAATAGTAACAACGGAAATACCGGCTCCGAATTGATCGCGCAGGCGGCGGTCCCGGCGATCGGCCTCGGGGACAGCTTATATTATGCACTGGTCGTTTACACTGCTAATTCGACGATCGAAGGGCAGGTGCAGATCAACGGAGTCCCGGCAAACTTCCCGCTGGCGATTCAGGCCTCGAACTCGGATACGGCATACGCGCAGGCCACAACCGATTCTGCCACCGGGAACTTCGTTATCTATGTGTCGGACAAAATCTACAATTACGACGTGACGGCGGCATATCTTTCTTATCCCTACAATTCCGCTCACGTTACGGCGCATGCGGGCCAGACAGGGATCATCGTCAATGTGACAGTCGCAGGGGTGGTGGAGCGAGCGCCCGGGATACCCGGCTCATTCGCCCTCCGGCAGAATTATCCGAACCCGTTCAATCCCGCGACGCATATCGACTACGATCTTCCGGTCGCATCGAACGTGAGGTTGACGGTCTTCAATCTTCTCGGCCAGGAGGTGATGCGCGTGGTCGATGCGGAGCAGCATGCGGGTTCGTATCGCGCGACCATCGACGCATCGCAGCTTTCGAGCGGGGTCTATCTCTATCAATTGACGGCGACAAGCCCGAACGGCCTCGCTTCGAACGTTTACAGATCGACGAAGAAATTTGTGGTGATGAAGTGA
- a CDS encoding CoA-acylating methylmalonate-semialdehyde dehydrogenase produces MQPQSDTIERPGTRKSPAPALKNFIGGKPVDSLAASSLPVTNPSTGEEIASVPLSAAPDVDAAVRAAAAAFPAWSAIPIKERAQVFYRYKTLLERDAKALSALVHEENGKIMSEAAAEVEKSIEVTEFACSMPQIAAGEILEVSRGVECRIDRHPIGVVASISPFNFPNMVPNWTIPNALVLGNTMILKPSEQVPLSSMKIADLLKEAGLPEGVFNVVHGAQAVVEAICDHPGINAVTFVGSTRVAKLVYARATSRMKRAVCLGGAKNHLIVLPDANEEMTASNVAVSMSGCAGQRCMAASAMVAVGQVDHIIKRLCDEARKIVPGKNLGAVISQQAKERIERYITEAERDGATVLLDGRKCVVPGKEGGYYVGPTVIDHVRPDMKIAQEEVFGPVLAIIRAKSVEEAVRIENSSPYGNAASVFTQSGGMARYVIEHASAGMVGVNIGVPVPREPFSFGGWNDSKFGACDITGKSSVEFFTQLKKTTTKWNPESQVNWMS; encoded by the coding sequence ATGCAGCCCCAATCCGACACAATCGAACGGCCGGGAACACGCAAGAGTCCCGCCCCCGCCCTGAAGAATTTCATCGGCGGGAAACCCGTCGATTCTCTTGCCGCCTCTTCCCTTCCGGTGACGAACCCGTCGACCGGCGAAGAAATTGCCTCCGTTCCCCTCTCTGCGGCTCCCGATGTCGACGCCGCCGTCCGCGCCGCCGCGGCCGCCTTTCCGGCATGGTCTGCCATTCCGATCAAGGAACGGGCGCAGGTGTTTTACCGCTACAAGACTCTCCTTGAGCGCGATGCCAAAGCGCTCTCGGCGCTCGTGCACGAGGAGAACGGCAAGATAATGAGCGAAGCGGCTGCGGAAGTCGAAAAATCGATCGAAGTAACGGAGTTTGCCTGCTCGATGCCGCAGATCGCCGCCGGGGAAATCCTCGAGGTGAGCCGGGGCGTCGAATGCCGGATCGACCGGCACCCGATCGGGGTGGTCGCCTCGATCTCCCCTTTCAATTTTCCGAACATGGTTCCCAACTGGACGATACCGAACGCGCTCGTCCTGGGAAACACAATGATCCTGAAACCGTCCGAGCAGGTTCCCCTCAGCTCCATGAAAATCGCGGACCTGTTGAAGGAAGCCGGACTTCCCGAGGGGGTGTTCAACGTGGTGCACGGGGCTCAGGCGGTCGTCGAGGCGATTTGCGATCACCCCGGGATTAATGCGGTCACGTTCGTCGGTTCGACGCGCGTCGCGAAACTGGTCTACGCCCGCGCGACCTCCCGTATGAAGCGGGCGGTCTGTCTCGGCGGGGCGAAGAATCACCTGATCGTTCTTCCCGACGCGAACGAGGAGATGACCGCGTCGAACGTCGCCGTCTCGATGAGCGGCTGCGCCGGCCAGAGATGCATGGCTGCGTCCGCGATGGTGGCCGTCGGGCAGGTCGATCACATCATCAAACGGCTCTGCGACGAGGCCCGGAAGATTGTGCCAGGCAAGAACCTCGGCGCGGTGATCTCCCAACAGGCCAAAGAGCGGATAGAACGCTATATCACGGAAGCCGAACGGGACGGAGCGACCGTGCTTCTCGACGGAAGGAAGTGCGTCGTTCCCGGCAAGGAGGGCGGATATTACGTGGGTCCCACGGTCATCGACCATGTGCGGCCCGATATGAAGATCGCGCAGGAAGAAGTGTTCGGCCCCGTCCTCGCGATCATCCGCGCGAAGTCGGTCGAGGAGGCGGTCCGGATCGAGAATAGCTCGCCGTACGGGAACGCGGCCTCGGTCTTCACCCAGAGCGGCGGAATGGCGCGATACGTGATCGAGCATGCGAGCGCGGGGATGGTCGGCGTGAATATCGGCGTCCCGGTGCCCCGGGAGCCGTTTTCCTTCGGAGGATGGAACGACTCGAAGTTCGGCGCTTGCGACATTACCGGGAAAAGCTCCGTCGAATTCTTTACGCAACTCAAGAAAACCACGACCAAGTGGAATCCGGAATCACAAGTCAACTGGATGAGCTGA
- a CDS encoding aldehyde dehydrogenase family protein — protein MSQRNSIPVETAPPAEAGGNGAKIATLKNFIGGTWVGSASGKSVPNINPTHTNEILNHTPLSTREEARAAIAAAKRAFPAWKATPAPTRGRLLFKAMRLLQERLEDVAVALTREEGKIPKESRGEVQRAINIMEFTAGEGRRLRGSTIPSELLNTFIYTIRQPVGVIGLVTPWNFPVAIPVWKIAPALLAGNTVVFKPSTYTPITAVKIVEIFEEAGFPPGTLNMVLGGGGTVGDEIVNHPDIHGISFTGSTEVGCSLYEQASRRGVRVQCEMGGKNPIVVLADADLPLAVEGAIQGGFGSTGQRCTASSRIVVEEAVADKFTGMLLARMDSIRLGDGMDPGTDVGPAVEERQMNTVLEYIKIGSSEGARLLKGGKRMTDGAYREGYFVEPTLFGGVTRGMRIAQEEIFGPVVGILRARDFEQAVEIANDTKFGLSASLYSQDMSRIMKFAELAEVGKVHINSPTIGGEAQAPFGGIKATGIGPRECGTEVFEFYTELKTVYVDYTGRKRETNIY, from the coding sequence ATGAGCCAGAGAAATTCCATTCCGGTGGAGACCGCCCCGCCGGCCGAGGCGGGCGGGAACGGAGCGAAGATCGCCACCCTCAAAAATTTCATCGGAGGAACATGGGTGGGCTCCGCTTCCGGGAAATCCGTCCCGAATATCAACCCCACTCATACGAATGAAATTCTGAACCATACCCCTCTCTCCACCCGCGAAGAGGCCCGTGCGGCCATCGCGGCGGCGAAGCGCGCGTTCCCTGCCTGGAAAGCGACTCCGGCGCCCACCCGCGGGCGGCTCCTGTTCAAGGCGATGAGGCTTCTGCAGGAACGGCTGGAAGATGTCGCCGTGGCGCTCACACGCGAGGAAGGGAAGATCCCCAAGGAATCCCGCGGCGAAGTGCAGCGCGCCATCAACATTATGGAATTTACCGCCGGCGAAGGAAGGCGGCTCCGCGGGTCGACGATCCCGTCCGAATTATTGAATACCTTCATCTATACGATCCGCCAGCCCGTGGGAGTGATCGGTCTCGTCACGCCGTGGAATTTTCCGGTGGCAATTCCGGTCTGGAAGATCGCGCCGGCCCTCCTGGCCGGTAACACGGTCGTCTTCAAACCCTCCACCTACACTCCTATCACGGCGGTCAAGATCGTCGAAATCTTCGAGGAGGCCGGCTTTCCCCCCGGAACGCTCAACATGGTGCTCGGGGGCGGCGGTACGGTCGGCGATGAAATCGTGAACCATCCCGATATCCACGGGATCTCCTTTACCGGATCGACGGAGGTGGGATGCTCGCTCTACGAACAGGCCTCCCGCAGGGGTGTGCGGGTCCAATGTGAAATGGGGGGAAAGAACCCGATCGTCGTCCTTGCGGACGCGGATCTTCCGCTCGCCGTCGAAGGCGCCATCCAGGGAGGATTCGGATCGACCGGCCAGAGATGCACCGCCTCCAGCAGGATCGTCGTCGAAGAAGCGGTCGCGGACAAATTCACGGGGATGCTCCTCGCCCGGATGGATTCGATCCGGCTCGGCGACGGAATGGATCCCGGGACGGACGTGGGACCGGCGGTGGAGGAACGGCAGATGAACACGGTCCTCGAGTATATCAAAATCGGCTCCTCCGAGGGCGCGCGCCTGTTGAAAGGCGGGAAGCGGATGACGGACGGGGCGTACCGGGAGGGATATTTCGTGGAGCCGACGCTTTTCGGCGGAGTGACGAGGGGCATGAGGATCGCGCAGGAGGAAATATTCGGCCCGGTCGTCGGGATCCTCCGGGCGCGGGATTTCGAACAGGCGGTGGAGATCGCGAACGATACGAAGTTCGGGCTCTCCGCCTCCCTCTATTCTCAGGACATGTCGAGGATCATGAAGTTTGCGGAGCTCGCGGAGGTCGGCAAGGTGCACATCAATTCTCCCACGATCGGCGGAGAAGCGCAGGCGCCCTTCGGCGGCATCAAGGCCACAGGGATCGGCCCGCGCGAATGCGGCACCGAAGTGTTCGAGTTTTATACGGAACTCAAGACGGTCTACGTTGACTACACCGGCAGGAAACGAGAAACGAATATCTACTAA